AATCGTTGTTTGCTTTGCGAGAAATGAATGTACCTATGACTATGTCCAATGATGGTTTAATAATAGCtgaattaaaagctagaccGTTATTTGTTCAACAAATTTGTGATGCTCAGAAAGTTGATAATGATTTGTTAGCAAAACGAGCTCAATATGAATTGAATGGTGTAACAGAGTTTCGAGTTGATACCAATGATTGTTTGAGGTTTAAAAACCGAATATGTGTTCCGAAGAATTCAGAGTTgattcagatgattttgaaCGAAGCTCATAACAGTCGATTATCTGTTCACCCGGGtagtacaaaaaaaaatgtataatgatctgaaACAGCTTTATTTGTGGCATGGTATGAAACAAGACATTTCTgactttattttgaaatgtttagtctgtcagcaagtaaaagccgagcatcaggtaccttctggattacttcagccgatcatgataccggaatggaaatgagacggagtcacgatggattttgtattagGTTTACCATTGAcaccgagcaagaaagatgcaatctgggttattgtGGATAGATTGACCAAATCGGCACACTTTATTCCAGTCCGTactgattattcacttgataaacttgctaaattgtatatttctCAGATTGTGAGATTGAACGGggtacctatttctattgtttctgatagagatccaaGGTTTACatcgcgattttggaagaaactgcaaGATGCGCTAggtattaaattgtattttagcaTAGCTTTCCATCCGCAAACATATGGTTAATCTGAacgaatcattcagatacttgaggacaTGTTGATatgttgcattctcgagtttgaaggtacgtgggaatgatacttacctttgattgaatttgtatataataatagcttccaATCTAGGATCAAAacggcaccttacgaggctttgtacggtcgtaaatgtTGTACACCATTTTATTGGATTGAActcagtaaaaataaaatacacggggtcgatttgattaaagaaactgaacagaaagtgaaagtgattcggaATAGTCTGAAATCAGCATCAGAccgtcagaaatcttatgcggacttgaaaagaaaggatatagaatttcagaTCGGGGACAAAGTGTTTCTGAAAGtttcaccgtggaagaaaatactcagattcggtcgtaaaggcaaattgagtccgagattcattagaccgtatgagattatagagcgtgctggaccggttgcttatagattgatgTTATCACCTGAGCTAGAAAAGATTTACAATgtttcatgtttcgatgcttcgtAGATACTGATCTAATCCTACACATGTAATTAGTCCGTCAGAGATTGAGATTAGATCTGATATGTCATATAAAGAAGAACCGATTTACATTCTAGCTCGTGAGGTTAAAGAgttacgaaataagaaaattccatTAGTCAAAGTACTGTGGCATAAACACGGAATTGAGGAAGCAACCTGGGAGCCAGAGGATACAATGAAAGAATGTTACCCATacctattcaccggtaagatttttggggacgaaaatccctaaaggggggagagttgtaacaacccaattttgaccctaatagGACagagtggtttcaggaccacaaatctgagtcaaaaaaatattttaatagtatttagagagtttattatgtgtgaatttgattgtgtgaaatttccatgtttaaattttatcgtttgaatgaccgattaaagaaaatgacttaatcgtgtaaaattaaaaatttaaggggtcaattttaaaagcacctaattgttgttgtcttttaaaaatgggGGATTTAAATGACAATTGGGCCATTTAGATGATAGTGGGTGGCAATGGTCAACATTGCCCttgtattatatgttttataattaaattaaataaggttaaaatagtaaaccaaaaatatatgttattatatgttaaataaaaaaagaaaataaattcttcatcatcttcctctTGCCGAATTTgaaacaagagaaaaaaatctagctaggttcggccattAATGAGCTCAAATTAAGGTTAGTTCTTtattcggtttttgataatttttacgtttttgagatcgttgctttgaatactacccacccatgcttgaatttcgattttgatgaatattttaagttatgccattgatgaatatttgtgttttgtgatgtttgatgatgaataatgaagGATATGTTTTAGATTAACACGTTTTGTCttggaattttgatgaatttgagtatttaaggctaaattgtgaaaataaattttgaggactaaaatacgaaataaatgaaatgcatggacttgtatgagtaTAATAAAGATTAGGCCTAAGCATGGTATAgtcaaattttgaatgttttgtgtaatttgtgttttatccaatagggattaaattgtaaaagtgtaaatgttaggggcaaaatggtaatttacccatttatgtgtttttggattaaattgaatataattatatttaaactaccttattttgaatataattagatcaagaaccaagaAATCGAGTTGGATTGGGGAAAACTAAAGTTGTCGAGTAATCGTTTGGTTTCGACTTTTCACCGCATTTGAGGTAAGTCTAATagcaatttaaatgttattaaattggaatttatataaatatatcaatcaTACATTTAGTAAGCTGGaactaaaagtatataaattgaataaaacttgGTGATTTTTCTATGTGATAGCCGaacatagaaattgattttgggAGGTTGATATTAATGGTATAAATTACATGTATATTAGCTAAAGTATGCTTTAAGTTCAATGATATGAAACCAATATTAGAATTTACATGGATATGTAGTTCGAATGTAAGATTTAATTTCTTGAGTTGAATTTAAagttatgaattatatatataaagtttgaaTGTATGATACAAGTTCTTTGATTCTTTGAGTTGAActtaatattatgaattatatatatatatatgcacatatggttcgaatatatatatttaaagttcttGAGCTGtatttaatgtatgaattttatatacatatgtggtTCAAATATAGGTTACAAAGTTCTTGAGCTGtatttaatgtatgaattttatatacatatgtggtTCAAATATAGGTTACAAAGTTCTTGAGCTgaatttaatgtatgaattttacTTACATATGTGGTTCGAATATAGGTTACAAATTCTTTGAGCTGaattttaatgttgtaaattatacatatgtgGTTGAATGTTTGTTTGCTATGAagaattgaatataattcaatttttacggAGATACTGATTATTGAGTAAGACTTATGTAAACATAAAGAATTATACGAAAGATCATCTTTGTATATGAGATTTTCGGGCTTAATGCCTAGGTGCTTGATGCGGTGAATTATTttagactttatgtctagcaagCTTGATGCTTGGTGAATTAATTCGGACTTTATGTCTAGCGTGCTTTGTTGGGTGAAATGAATcgggctttgtgcctagcaggctttatgccggtgTTTTATACAAGGCtctatgttttataaattttatatgagcaatagtaaaagcaaataaatgtgTTAAGAAAGCTAAATTATTCAGGTATGTGTTAGCCATTTGCTTAATTGCTGATAAGGtaagttgattattttaatttgataatagtttcaaatgaaatatagaGTATGAGTTAACCATTTGAGTATAAGCATGTTTTagcataatgatttattgaatattcggctttgctaaatatttatgtgtatttggccatatggtttgtttatatgaaaatacaatgtgatttttattaaagtgTTATATGGTacaaaatattatgatatttggtttattttaacttaatgatggaataagttttaatatatatatatatatgtatatatatgaatttttgcttatgacttactaagctttaaatagcttactgtgtgtatgTTGTTCttcgttttatagattttggaagttggttacgagctcggggatcgtcagagaagattatcacactatcgactccTCTCGGTATTTTGTAAATTCTGAAttcgatcttatggcatgtatagcatagctgaaatacttgaatttagattatgtaatattaagccatgcgaaaatggcttaattttcttgtttgtgtTCGGTTTTGGGCTGAATTATGGTTTAAGCATACTTTAATCATGGATTAGTATTTTATGGTtagtatttatatggtaatatatatatatatatatatgtgcatggTGATTTCATTCAAGTGTTTCGGTAATTATGTGGTTGAAGTAAGTAAGTTTGTTATATTCATTAAGataaataatgttaagttaAGTGTCtaggttatgtattatatatgaaatatatatgatttggttGGATTTAGTAGTTAAGTGAATATAGGAgatgatttataaattgaagTATGCTTGTAAATGTTGGTGATTAATTACGTTTGGCTTATTGATAGAGTAaacgaatgtatatatattcaaatgtgTATTGATTAGGATTTATGgcttagtatatatataatggattaatttatttataaaaaaaattgagtcgggttttgatcggtaatgcctcgtaacactaatccggcgacggacacGAGTCGGGGTGTTACATGTGGTGATATCTAACAGAATTATCCCATTTCTctttcctaacttcatctaaccCATCATTTATCATGCATTCTAAACCAAAATGGCGGATACTCATAAACTTATGAAAGCATGCATCATGCCTTTACAGTTTTGGGTTTGAGTACAGAAACTTACCTGGTACACCTTAGCCTTTCCAAATAGTTTTTCCAAATGCTAGAGCTCATATTTTCCTGAcagctaagcatgacaaccaaaTCATGGGTTAAACCTAGCAATCCCAGTTCAAAAATTGTTTTCGAGAAACATACAAAACCCTTAGATATGGTTTCTGGAAACTCTTAACTTTGTTTCTAAATCTTACATACCACGAAAGACTTAGAACCTTACCGACTTACtggtttttctatttttttgacttAACCCTCACGACCATCGCTCCATGCAGAGCTTTCCAATACCATTGCTTCCTCGAAACAACCatagaagatgaagaagaggatAGAATGAAATAGACAGAGAGGAATCCGTCTGATGATTCAGTTCAGCTATTTAAAACCCTTTATGCATGGTCACCAACCTTATATCAACCGTTCATCcataatcattttgtctcccactaagaGACCGACTGGTTTTAATTCAACCTAACTAGACTTGGTTTTCAACCATATTCCATTTCATTCCtaatttttcttggtttttgaATAGAGACCGCCAGTTTGCAGTCTCTTTCAATTTAACCGCTAAATGTTCTAAATTTCTGGGTTTAAAGGATTTCGGGTGTGACAACTCTCccaaaaaaaagagattaaatttcatgtgaaagaaatctattaataaaattttattaaatggaAATAATCTTCAATGAGTGGAATTAAAGATATCGGTTCAATAAACTATTACGTTCGCTAATTAAAAATTCTACTATGAATTTGGAATATCATAAACTtaattgattacttgaatttaataactcatgataaattaattaattaattaattaaatttgataactCATATTGAACTTTATAGTTAACCATAtgaaagaatgtaaaataaaagatgcaTAAAAGTAATAATGTATGCACTTGTTATACATAATTTTGTCGATTAATTGATTctcactttttaatttttgaatatgagtcttacttttttatttgatagaaattcacgaaataaattttatgataagttTACAATGATTATCTCTCTATAACAACATATTATCATAAATGAATAACAATTACCTCAAGTAAAATCGATTCGGAAAGATTGTTTGCGAAAAGCACTGATTTTGTCATGGTAAtaagtaagtattattattttaagtataaAAGAGCCCCAACTTGGACAGAGTTGAATATGCTTGAAATCAAACTACAAATTTATTGcattaaagttttcaatcttgaCCTTTTAGCTGATTATGAAATTTGGATTTCTTTTGTTAACAATTTTGTCTCGTTAATTTTTGCTTGtaggtaaataattaaaaatatatacataagttttttcgtaattttattgttcatttttgctataaagaaaatgaaagcgTTTTCtcgtaaatatatattatatattacctGAGTAAAATATATACtcaatttatatgttatatttaacCTTTTGCTAAGTATACAAGCCTTTCTAAGTGTTCTCCTATGaagttaattaaactaaaattcaattaaccatGCAGGTAACAACATGGAAATTAGTTGAGAGAAAGTCCATACTAATTGATATCGAAAAATTTGAacattaaggactaaaatgaaattataataaagagttaggagaaatggatgaaaatacCCAATTTAAAATACATGACAACATTTGCAAAAATCAGAATGTATAACAATCTCAAAGGCCCGATTTTCTTTTCccccaaaaaattaattcttgAGTCCTTTATCATCAGAAGCTGGTTTAAAGGCACTATTTAAAATGGAGAAAGGCAAAGAAGACTGAAGTAATGAACTTCCTGTTTGAGAACTTGAAGATGCCAATCCATTGAAGTAGCTTGATGAACATGATGATTGACCTTTCTCATTTTGAGAAACTATGGCCTGCATCAATTTCTGACCAAAATGCTGAGCTTTTTGATCAGTTTGGTCTTCAGATTTTGCACTGTTACAAACCACAGATGAAATTGCAGCAGCTATTACTGATCTGAAGCTTGGGTCTGATGTGATTACCTTCGTTAAGGTTTCTGTCAAAGACTGTTGAGAAGCTCCCCCTTGCTGATTATTACCCGGTAAAGACTGGTAAATCTGGTTTTGGGACTCGTTTCCAAGGATTGAGTTACCAGGCTGAGTTTGATAATATGGCACTGCACCATAACCAGGATAGCCATTGCCCCAAACTGCAGGCAAAATGTTGGATTCTGATGAAGAAAAATTGAGACTTGGAGGAAATCTGGGAAAGCTTGTAGGGAAGCTGTTGAAATAATTAGATGAAGATAAAGGGGAATGGGAGGGGGAAGAGGTAACGTCTAGAGTAATTGTTGGGGACAATGATGATGAGGTtgagttggataaatagaaCTGTCTTGTTGTGGAATTATCATGGTGGCTGAAGTTTAATCCATTGAGCCCTGGTTGAGATGTTGAAGAGCCAGATAACATCATGGAAGCGGCTGCTGAGGTGGTGGAAGCCATTGCAGTCGCTGAAACTGGAAGTGGGTGATTGTGATTCCCTTCATAAGTTGTAATTAAGATTGACATATCCTCGGCGCATCTTTGCACCTACATATATATCACCAAGTTTTATCCCTTAAACCTAAATTTCATCCGAAAAAAGTCTAGTTTCGGTCGAAGAAGAAATCTTTACCTGCTTTCTAACTGGACAACCTGATGCCACTGTGCAACGATAGTAAGCTCTGGGGCATGGATTTCCTTTTGAAATTTTCTGCCCATATTTCCTCCATTGGCATCCATCGTTCATCTGTAATGGAACTAATGAATTATACTGAAtcataaaaaagaaacaaaaatgatgGAAAGCTTTTTACAAGTATTGCAATACTAACAGTTGGTGCATCACATCTAGCTCTCACAGAAACCCTAGCTCTCTTTACATGGTTTTGTTGATCTTCATCTCCATTTCTGCTTGTTGTCTTTTGAATCTTGTTTGGAGGCCATGTTTCTGCAGCACCATCATCTTCCTTCACTTGATCTTCTGAACTCTTTTGAGGGCTTGATAATTGAAATTTAGAGTCTAATCCAAGAGTTAAACCGGCTTTGATCTCTGGGTCATCTTTACTTTTGATTGAGCTTGTTGTTTTCTCATCTTTTACAGACTCCATTGGAGTAGTTCTTCCGAGGGAAAGTGAAACAAGTTCAGGTTCTAGAACAACTGGTTCATCATTATGATCCGAAGAAATTGATGAACATTTCGATTTCTTGACAGCTCCTTGTTGAAGGATTTCAAAGAAACTTAATTGAAGAGACTTGTAATTCTCCTGGATCTTCTCCAACATCTTctttaatctttcattttcttccatcaccTCACCCATCTCAGCTTTTGCAGATTCAAGTTCATCCTCCTAATccatataagtatatataatcGTTAATTAAACTAGAATGTATGATGGATTTAATGTACAAATCCATATTAATTGCTCACTGCAACTACCCAAAACTTTTATTGTTAAGTTTTATAGATCTAAACAccaaattttgcaaaattttataagataaataaataaataataaaaagtgtcAGCTACATGTATGAGAGAGGTCAACGGGCATTTAATGCAAACATCTACCTCCTTGCTATCCACCAAGTCTTCATGGCTAGGTGATGATGAATTCAAATCAGCATTTTCATGTAGTTTTCTTCTATTTTCAGTCTAATACACaaagaattgaagaaagaaTCCATTAGCAACTtttatcataattcataaaccTTTCAGGAACCACAAACTAGACCCTGATTGTGAGAAATTgacacccaattctcatatatATAAGAACAAATCAAACCAGTTAACTAAGGATcactgaatatatatatacatagtcTATACCTTCTTAGCTTCTGGACTGCAATCTTCTTGATGGCAGGCAATGGCTTGAGCAATATCAGCATCTGTTGTAGGCATTTTCATCAACAAAACCTCCATTGTTAATTTGGGAGGATAAAGAAAAGCTTGCCTTCAACTCTTCTTTTAtctcaatttatatatatatatatatatatttctcataTGAAAAACCTTCCCCTCCTTGTAATACAATCAAAACACAGTTGGCtttcaaacaaaattcaacTATGCTTAGTGGTCATCTATCCATTCTTACATAGGCAAACACAAATGTCAACACCCCAACCACACTTCCAAAGagtatttattcctttttccgctatatattaaaaaaaagtgaagaaatCAACTTCAACGTTCAAGAATTCAGAATTTAGACGAAgagaaaatgattttgaaatgaaagaGAGAGCTAAAATTGCGGCCAATACccccattatttttatatatatatttgaagtttGAGTTTAGGCCTTAGggtaaagaaagagagagagagagagagagagagagaggacaTCACATGGGGTTAACAGTCAAAGTTGAGTGGATAGGTAGCCATGGTTTCTTGGGCGGTGAGGTTTCAAGGAAGGATCAAAGTTTCAACGGTTGCTGGTGGTGATCTAGTTGTGGCCTTTGTTTTCGTTGTCAAGTTCCCGGTCAATACGCTTGCTTAACACGGATTCAGACTCTGTCCCATATGCCATTTTGACCTTTTTGCctctttatattatatatatatatatatatatatatatatatatatataagctacTTCTTAAATGTCGATAGCAAAGCTTCAACTTGATCAAGATTTAGGTGTATATATAGAAATTTTTCAATGCATTAAAAcaacttttaataattaaatttatacaatgtATTCTGCAACTCCTAATAGATGTAGCAGAAAAAATTCAACTACAAACTATAGTTTTTGAACAAATCAACAACAACATATTAAATAAGTATGTAAAAGATACTTTTATGTTAAGTCATGTACGAAAAATtatctcttttccttttcttttcttagtaCAATAGATGAAAAGTTTTCAATCAACTTGCCGGTTAAGAGTTTATATTATGTTAACATAAGAAGATATGAACATATAC
The sequence above is a segment of the Gossypium raimondii isolate GPD5lz chromosome 4, ASM2569854v1, whole genome shotgun sequence genome. Coding sequences within it:
- the LOC105781064 gene encoding probable WRKY transcription factor 72 isoform X2; the protein is MEVLLMKMPTTDADIAQAIACHQEDCSPEAKKEDELESAKAEMGEVMEENERLKKMLEKIQENYKSLQLSFFEILQQGAVKKSKCSSISSDHNDEPVVLEPELVSLSLGRTTPMESVKDEKTTSSIKSKDDPEIKAGLTLGLDSKFQLSSPQKSSEDQVKEDDGAAETWPPNKIQKTTSRNGDEDQQNHVKRARVSVRARCDAPTMNDGCQWRKYGQKISKGNPCPRAYYRCTVASGCPVRKQVQRCAEDMSILITTYEGNHNHPLPVSATAMASTTSAAASMMLSGSSTSQPGLNGLNFSHHDNSTTRQFYLSNSTSSSLSPTITLDVTSSPSHSPLSSSNYFNSFPTSFPRFPPSLNFSSSESNILPAVWGNGYPGYGAVPYYQTQPGNSILGNESQNQIYQSLPGNNQQGGASQQSLTETLTKVITSDPSFRSVIAAAISSVVCNSAKSEDQTDQKAQHFGQKLMQAIVSQNEKGQSSCSSSYFNGLASSSSQTGSSLLQSSLPFSILNSAFKPASDDKGLKN
- the LOC105781064 gene encoding probable WRKY transcription factor 72 isoform X1, which codes for MEVLLMKMPTTDADIAQAIACHQEDCSPEAKKTENRRKLHENADLNSSSPSHEDLVDSKEEDELESAKAEMGEVMEENERLKKMLEKIQENYKSLQLSFFEILQQGAVKKSKCSSISSDHNDEPVVLEPELVSLSLGRTTPMESVKDEKTTSSIKSKDDPEIKAGLTLGLDSKFQLSSPQKSSEDQVKEDDGAAETWPPNKIQKTTSRNGDEDQQNHVKRARVSVRARCDAPTMNDGCQWRKYGQKISKGNPCPRAYYRCTVASGCPVRKQVQRCAEDMSILITTYEGNHNHPLPVSATAMASTTSAAASMMLSGSSTSQPGLNGLNFSHHDNSTTRQFYLSNSTSSSLSPTITLDVTSSPSHSPLSSSNYFNSFPTSFPRFPPSLNFSSSESNILPAVWGNGYPGYGAVPYYQTQPGNSILGNESQNQIYQSLPGNNQQGGASQQSLTETLTKVITSDPSFRSVIAAAISSVVCNSAKSEDQTDQKAQHFGQKLMQAIVSQNEKGQSSCSSSYFNGLASSSSQTGSSLLQSSLPFSILNSAFKPASDDKGLKN